One Streptococcus sp. DTU_2020_1001019_1_SI_AUS_MUR_006 DNA window includes the following coding sequences:
- a CDS encoding class I SAM-dependent methyltransferase → MSKMYYAENPDAAHDVHELRVELLGQKMTFLTDAGVFSKKMIDFGSQLLLRCLDIEKGEKILDVGCGYGPIGLSLVKAYGVQATMVDINNRALDLAQQNAVKNKVQATIFQSNIYEQVEGQFDHVISNPPIRAGKQVVHEIIEKSIDFLVDGGDLTIVIQKKQGAPSAKSKMEEVFGNCEVVKKDKGYYILRSVKE, encoded by the coding sequence ATGAGTAAAATGTATTATGCAGAAAATCCAGATGCAGCCCATGATGTTCATGAGCTTAGAGTTGAGCTACTTGGGCAAAAGATGACCTTTTTGACAGATGCTGGTGTCTTTAGTAAAAAAATGATTGACTTTGGAAGTCAGTTGTTGTTAAGATGTCTTGATATTGAAAAAGGTGAAAAAATTCTTGATGTTGGTTGTGGCTACGGTCCAATAGGTTTGTCTTTGGTTAAAGCTTATGGTGTTCAGGCAACTATGGTGGATATCAATAATCGCGCCCTGGATTTAGCCCAGCAAAATGCAGTAAAAAACAAGGTTCAAGCGACTATCTTCCAGTCTAATATTTATGAGCAGGTAGAGGGACAATTTGACCATGTCATTTCGAATCCTCCTATTCGCGCTGGCAAGCAAGTAGTCCACGAAATCATCGAGAAAAGTATAGACTTTTTAGTAGATGGTGGAGATTTGACGATCGTCATCCAGAAAAAACAAGGAGCTCCTAGTGCCAAAAGTAAGATGGAAGAAGTTTTTGGCAATTGTGAGGTTGTAAAGAAAGATAAGGGATATTATATCCTTAGAAGTGTGAAAGAATGA
- a CDS encoding pyrimidine-nucleoside phosphorylase has product MRAVDLIQKKRDGQELSSSEIQWLIEGYVSGIVPDYQMAAFAMAVYFQGMTIDEISDLTMNMVKTGQEFDLSPIEGIKVDKHSTGGVGDKVTLILAPLVASFGVPVAKMSGRGLGHTGGTIDKLESIKGFQIERNQDEFIKQVQDIGVSVIGQSDQLVKADKLLYALRDVTATVDTIPLIASSVMSKKIAAGADAILLDVTVGEGAFMKTVDEARELAQTMVNLGKAVGRKTVAVITDMSQPLGRAIGNRLEILEALEILQGKGREDISHFICELAQIMLSLANVEKTVEEVREHLENGKALQKFEEMVVAQGGDLEDLYRPVKVDHIVDIPAQEDGIIAELPAMEFGLFAMRLGAGRAVKTDALDYETGIVFEKKVGDFVRKGEIVAKVYTNGKISPELVTDFQKYVKIKISDEAIKTREIIEIIS; this is encoded by the coding sequence ATGAGAGCAGTAGATCTAATCCAGAAAAAAAGAGACGGCCAAGAACTAAGCTCCAGTGAGATTCAATGGTTGATTGAAGGTTATGTATCTGGAATCGTCCCTGATTACCAGATGGCAGCTTTTGCTATGGCAGTATATTTTCAGGGAATGACTATCGATGAGATTTCTGACTTGACTATGAACATGGTTAAGACAGGTCAGGAATTTGATTTATCGCCAATTGAAGGCATTAAGGTAGACAAGCACTCTACTGGTGGAGTTGGTGATAAGGTAACTTTAATCCTAGCACCTTTGGTAGCTAGTTTTGGTGTTCCAGTTGCTAAGATGAGTGGTAGAGGTCTGGGTCATACCGGCGGTACTATCGATAAATTAGAATCCATCAAAGGTTTTCAGATTGAACGAAATCAGGATGAATTTATCAAACAAGTTCAAGATATTGGTGTTTCAGTCATTGGCCAGTCCGATCAACTGGTTAAGGCTGATAAGTTGCTTTATGCCCTCCGTGATGTGACGGCAACGGTTGATACTATTCCCTTGATTGCTAGTTCGGTCATGAGTAAAAAGATTGCTGCTGGAGCTGACGCTATCTTACTGGACGTTACTGTTGGTGAAGGCGCCTTCATGAAAACAGTGGACGAGGCCCGTGAATTGGCTCAAACTATGGTAAATCTTGGTAAGGCTGTAGGTCGCAAGACAGTAGCAGTCATTACGGACATGAGTCAACCATTGGGACGTGCCATTGGAAACCGCTTGGAAATCCTAGAAGCACTAGAAATTCTTCAAGGAAAGGGACGTGAAGATATTAGTCATTTTATCTGCGAGTTAGCCCAGATTATGCTATCTTTAGCAAATGTTGAAAAAACAGTCGAGGAAGTAAGGGAACATCTTGAAAATGGTAAGGCACTCCAGAAATTCGAAGAAATGGTTGTAGCTCAGGGTGGAGATTTAGAAGACCTCTATCGTCCAGTAAAAGTTGACCATATAGTTGATATTCCTGCTCAGGAGGATGGTATTATCGCAGAACTTCCAGCCATGGAGTTTGGTCTTTTTGCCATGAGATTGGGTGCTGGTCGTGCAGTGAAAACAGACGCCCTTGACTATGAGACGGGGATTGTTTTTGAGAAGAAAGTTGGAGACTTTGTCAGAAAGGGTGAAATTGTTGCAAAAGTATATACAAATGGCAAAATTTCTCCGGAACTAGTTACAGATTTCCAAAAATATGTTAAAATTAAGATAAGTGATGAAGCGATAAAAACGCGTGAAATCATTGAAATTATCTCCTAA
- the deoC gene encoding deoxyribose-phosphate aldolase, which yields MKLNKYIDHTLLKQDATEEQINRLLSEAKDYDFASVCVNPCWVAHAKSGLADTDVKVCTVVGFPLGATTSTVKAFETKEAIQNGADEIDMVINVGALKSGNADLVESDIRAVVEASGDKLVKVIIEACLLTDEEKVLACQLAQKAGADFVKTSTGFSTGGATLPDVKLMRQTVGPDMGVKAAGGARSYADAVAFVEAGATRIGTSAGVAILKGELADGDY from the coding sequence ATGAAACTAAATAAATACATTGATCATACGCTTTTAAAGCAAGATGCGACAGAAGAACAAATTAATCGTTTGTTATCTGAAGCCAAAGACTATGATTTTGCCAGTGTTTGTGTCAATCCGTGCTGGGTTGCTCATGCCAAATCTGGTCTTGCAGATACAGATGTGAAGGTTTGTACAGTAGTAGGCTTCCCTCTTGGAGCCACAACATCCACTGTTAAAGCCTTCGAAACCAAAGAAGCTATCCAAAATGGTGCTGATGAGATTGATATGGTTATCAATGTTGGAGCACTCAAGTCTGGGAATGCTGATTTAGTTGAGTCAGATATTCGAGCTGTTGTTGAAGCAAGTGGAGACAAACTGGTTAAGGTTATTATCGAGGCTTGTTTGTTGACTGATGAAGAAAAAGTTCTAGCTTGTCAGCTAGCTCAGAAAGCAGGAGCAGACTTTGTCAAGACTTCTACTGGTTTCTCAACAGGTGGTGCAACCTTACCAGATGTGAAGTTAATGCGTCAGACTGTTGGTCCAGACATGGGAGTCAAAGCAGCAGGAGGAGCTCGTTCTTATGCAGATGCTGTAGCTTTTGTTGAAGCTGGAGCTACTCGTATCGGAACATCTGCTGGTGTAGCAATCTTAAAAGGAGAGTTAGCAGATGGCGACTACTGA
- a CDS encoding cytidine deaminase, translating to MATTELIELAIETSKKAYVPYSHFPIGAVLVAKDGSIYTGVNIENASYPLTNCGERTAIFKAVSEGQRDFSELIVYGQTEKPISPCGACRQVMVEFFEQDLKVTLVAKDKSTVEMTVGELLPYSFTDLH from the coding sequence ATGGCGACTACTGAGTTGATTGAATTAGCGATTGAAACTAGTAAAAAAGCTTATGTTCCCTATTCACATTTTCCGATTGGCGCTGTTTTGGTAGCCAAGGACGGAAGTATCTATACAGGGGTTAACATTGAAAATGCTAGCTACCCCTTGACCAACTGTGGCGAAAGAACTGCAATCTTTAAGGCGGTTTCTGAAGGACAACGAGACTTTTCAGAATTGATTGTCTATGGTCAAACTGAGAAACCTATTTCTCCATGTGGAGCTTGTCGCCAAGTTATGGTCGAATTTTTTGAACAAGATCTAAAGGTGACTCTAGTTGCCAAAGATAAATCGACGGTCGAGATGACGGTCGGGGAATTACTTCCATACTCATTTACAGACTTACATTAG
- a CDS encoding BMP family protein, protein MNKKQWLGLGLVAVAAFGLAACGNRSSRNAASSSSDLKTKAAIVTDTGGVDDKSFNQSAWEGLQAWGKEHNLSKDNGYTYFQSTSEADYANNLNQAAGSYNLIFGIGFALKNAVADAANEHTDKNYVLIDDVIKDQKNVASATFADNEAAYLAGVAAAKTTKTKQVGFVGGMESEVISRFEAGFKAGVASVDSSIKVQVDYAGSFGDAAKGKTIAAAQYAAGADVVYQVAGGTGAGVFSEAKSLNESKNESEKVWVLGVDRDQAEEGKYTSKDGKESNFVLASTLKQVGTTVQDLANKAEKGEFPGGQVIVYSLKDKGVDLVTTNLSEEGKKAVEDAKAKILDGSIKVPEK, encoded by the coding sequence ATGAACAAGAAACAATGGCTAGGCCTTGGTCTAGTTGCAGTAGCAGCATTTGGACTTGCTGCATGTGGTAATCGCTCTTCTCGTAACGCAGCATCTTCATCTTCTGATTTGAAGACTAAAGCAGCTATCGTTACAGATACTGGTGGTGTTGATGATAAATCATTCAACCAATCAGCTTGGGAAGGTCTTCAAGCTTGGGGTAAAGAACACAACCTTTCAAAAGACAATGGTTACACTTACTTCCAATCAACAAGTGAAGCTGACTACGCTAACAACTTGAACCAAGCAGCTGGAAGCTACAACTTGATCTTCGGTATTGGTTTTGCACTTAAAAATGCAGTTGCTGATGCTGCCAATGAACATACAGATAAAAACTATGTTTTGATTGACGATGTAATTAAAGATCAAAAGAACGTTGCAAGTGCTACTTTTGCTGATAATGAAGCAGCTTACCTTGCAGGTGTCGCAGCAGCTAAAACTACTAAAACAAAACAAGTTGGTTTTGTAGGTGGTATGGAATCTGAAGTTATCTCACGTTTTGAAGCTGGTTTCAAAGCAGGTGTTGCCTCTGTCGATTCATCAATCAAAGTACAAGTAGACTATGCTGGCTCATTTGGTGATGCTGCTAAAGGTAAAACAATCGCTGCAGCTCAATACGCAGCTGGTGCTGACGTAGTTTACCAAGTAGCTGGTGGTACTGGTGCAGGTGTTTTCTCAGAAGCTAAATCTTTGAATGAAAGCAAAAATGAAAGCGAAAAAGTTTGGGTTCTTGGTGTAGACCGTGACCAAGCAGAAGAAGGTAAATACACTTCTAAAGATGGTAAAGAATCAAACTTCGTACTTGCTTCTACTTTGAAACAAGTTGGAACAACAGTTCAAGACCTTGCAAATAAAGCAGAAAAAGGTGAATTCCCTGGTGGTCAAGTGATCGTTTACTCATTGAAGGATAAAGGGGTTGATCTAGTAACAACTAACCTTTCTGAAGAAGGTAAAAAAGCTGTTGAAGATGCAAAAGCTAAAATCCTAGATGGCAGCATCAAAGTTCCTGAAAAATAA
- a CDS encoding ABC transporter ATP-binding protein — translation MAHENVIEMREITKVFGEFVANDKINLELRKGEIHALLGENGAGKSTLMNMLAGLLEPTSGEIVVNGQVVKLDSPSKAASLGIGMVHQHFMLVEAFTVAENIILGSELTKNGVLDIAQASREILELSERYGLAVDPSAKVADISVGAQQRVEILKTLYRGADILIFDEPTAVLTPSEIDELMAIMKNLVKEGKSIILITHKLDEIRAVSDRVTVIRRGKSIETVEIAGATNADLAEMMVGRSVSFKTMKQAPQPKEVVLSIKDLVVNENRGVPAVKNLSLDVRAGEIVGIAGIDGNGQSELIQAITGLRKIESGSVELKGQSIVGLHPRQITELSVGHVPEDRHRDGLVLEMLISENIALQTYYKEPLSKKGILNYTNIIDYAKKLMQEFDVRAASEIVPASALSGGNQQKAIIAREIDRNPDLLIVSQPTRGLDVGAIEYIHKRLIQERDNGKAVLVVSFELDEILNVSDRIAVIHDGKIQGIVTPETTNKQELGVLMAGGELEKGEE, via the coding sequence ATGGCACACGAAAATGTCATTGAGATGCGTGAAATTACCAAAGTTTTCGGTGAATTTGTCGCTAACGACAAGATTAACCTTGAACTTCGTAAAGGTGAAATTCATGCACTTTTAGGAGAAAATGGAGCTGGGAAGTCCACTCTTATGAACATGCTAGCAGGGCTTCTAGAACCAACTAGTGGTGAAATTGTGGTCAACGGTCAAGTTGTAAAATTAGACTCGCCATCAAAAGCAGCTAGCTTAGGAATTGGGATGGTTCACCAGCACTTTATGTTGGTTGAAGCTTTCACAGTTGCTGAAAATATCATTTTGGGAAGCGAATTAACTAAAAATGGTGTCCTAGATATTGCTCAAGCAAGTCGAGAAATTCTTGAATTATCAGAGCGTTATGGACTAGCTGTAGATCCTTCTGCCAAAGTAGCAGATATCTCTGTTGGGGCTCAACAACGTGTTGAAATTTTGAAGACACTTTATCGTGGTGCCGATATTCTTATCTTTGACGAACCGACTGCTGTTTTAACGCCATCAGAAATCGATGAGTTGATGGCAATCATGAAGAACTTGGTCAAAGAAGGTAAATCAATTATCTTGATTACCCACAAGTTGGATGAAATTCGTGCGGTTTCTGACCGCGTTACAGTTATCCGTCGTGGTAAATCAATCGAAACAGTTGAGATTGCTGGTGCAACTAATGCTGACTTGGCAGAAATGATGGTAGGGCGTTCAGTTTCCTTCAAAACTATGAAGCAGGCACCTCAACCAAAAGAAGTTGTACTGTCCATTAAAGACTTGGTTGTTAATGAAAACCGTGGCGTTCCTGCTGTTAAAAATCTCTCACTCGATGTTCGAGCTGGTGAGATTGTCGGAATTGCCGGTATTGATGGGAATGGTCAGTCTGAATTGATTCAAGCTATCACAGGACTTCGTAAGATTGAATCTGGTAGTGTGGAATTGAAAGGCCAGTCCATTGTAGGATTGCATCCACGTCAAATTACCGAACTGAGCGTTGGTCACGTTCCAGAAGACCGTCACCGTGATGGTTTGGTCTTGGAAATGCTGATTTCTGAAAATATCGCTCTTCAAACCTACTATAAAGAACCTCTTAGCAAAAAGGGAATTTTAAATTATACGAATATCATTGACTATGCAAAAAAATTGATGCAAGAGTTTGATGTTCGCGCTGCTAGCGAGATTGTTCCAGCTTCAGCCCTTTCTGGAGGAAATCAACAAAAAGCAATTATCGCTCGTGAGATTGATCGAAATCCGGATCTCCTCATCGTCAGCCAACCAACTCGTGGTTTGGACGTCGGTGCCATTGAGTACATTCACAAACGCTTGATTCAAGAACGTGATAATGGGAAAGCTGTCCTTGTAGTCAGCTTTGAACTAGACGAGATTCTAAATGTCTCAGATAGAATCGCTGTTATTCATGATGGTAAGATTCAAGGGATCGTAACACCAGAAACAACCAACAAGCAAGAACTTGGTGTCTTGATGGCTGGTGGTGAATTGGAAAAAGGAGAAGAGTGA
- a CDS encoding ABC transporter permease translates to MSKKLQQISVPLISVILGILLGAIVMWIFGYDAIWGYEELFYTAFGSVRGIGEIFRAMGPLVLIALGFAVASRAGFFNVGLPGQALAGWVMSGWFALLNPDLPRPLLILVTVVIALVAGGIVGAIPGILRAYLGTSEVIVTIMMNYIVLYVGNAFIHHFPKEIMQSTDSSIRVSANATYQTPWLAELTGNSRMNIGIFFAIIAVAVIWFLLKKTTLGFEIRAVGLNPNASEYAGISAKRTIILSMIISGALAGLGGAVEGLGTFQNVYVQGSSLAIGFNGMAVSLLAANSPIGILFAAFLFGVLQVGAPGMNAAQVPSELVSIVTASIIFFVSVHYIIERFVKPRKQLKGGK, encoded by the coding sequence ATGTCTAAAAAATTACAACAAATTTCGGTTCCCTTGATTTCTGTTATCCTTGGAATCTTGCTTGGAGCCATCGTCATGTGGATTTTTGGCTATGATGCTATTTGGGGTTATGAAGAGTTGTTCTACACAGCCTTTGGTAGTGTTCGTGGAATCGGTGAAATTTTCCGTGCCATGGGACCATTAGTCTTGATTGCTCTAGGATTTGCAGTTGCGAGTCGTGCTGGCTTCTTTAACGTTGGTCTTCCAGGACAAGCACTCGCTGGATGGGTTATGAGTGGCTGGTTTGCTCTTTTGAATCCAGATTTGCCACGTCCATTGTTGATTCTTGTGACAGTAGTCATTGCGCTGGTGGCTGGAGGAATCGTTGGTGCCATTCCTGGTATTTTAAGAGCTTATCTTGGAACATCTGAAGTCATCGTAACCATCATGATGAACTACATTGTTCTTTATGTGGGAAATGCCTTTATCCACCACTTCCCTAAAGAAATCATGCAAAGTACAGACTCATCTATCCGAGTAAGTGCAAATGCAACTTATCAAACACCATGGCTTGCTGAGTTAACAGGAAACTCTCGTATGAATATTGGGATTTTCTTTGCCATCATTGCAGTTGCAGTTATCTGGTTCTTGCTTAAGAAGACAACTCTCGGTTTTGAAATCCGTGCAGTTGGTCTAAATCCAAATGCTTCTGAATACGCTGGTATTTCAGCGAAACGTACCATTATTTTATCAATGATTATTTCTGGTGCCCTTGCAGGACTTGGTGGAGCGGTAGAAGGTCTTGGTACCTTCCAGAACGTTTATGTCCAAGGTTCATCATTGGCAATCGGATTTAATGGTATGGCGGTCAGTCTACTTGCTGCAAACTCACCAATTGGAATTCTTTTTGCAGCCTTCTTGTTCGGAGTGCTTCAAGTTGGAGCCCCTGGTATGAATGCTGCTCAAGTACCATCTGAGCTTGTAAGTATCGTTACAGCCTCAATTATCTTCTTTGTCAGCGTTCACTACATCATCGAACGCTTTGTCAAACCAAGAAAACAACTTAAAGGAGGTAAATAA
- a CDS encoding ABC transporter permease — translation MSITTMLTLMVSSMLIYSAPLIFTSIGGVFSERGGVVNVGLEGIMVMGAFSGVVFNLEFAQDLGALTPWLALLVGGLVGAIFSLIHAVATVHFRADHVVSGTVLNLMAPALAVFLVKVLYNKGQTDNLTQTFGRFDFPLLANIPVIGDIFFKSTSLLGYLAIAFSFLAWFILFKTRFGLRLRSVGEHPQAADTLGINVYKMRYLGVIISGFLGGIGGAIYAQSISVNFSVTTIVGPGFIALAAMIFGKWNPVGAMLSSLFFGLSQSLAVIGSQLPFLQGVPTVYLQIAPYLLTIVVLAAFFGKAVAPKADGINYIKSK, via the coding sequence ATGTCGATTACAACAATGCTAACCCTTATGGTTTCTTCAATGTTGATTTACTCAGCACCACTTATTTTCACAAGTATCGGAGGCGTTTTCTCTGAACGTGGTGGAGTTGTTAACGTTGGACTTGAAGGAATCATGGTCATGGGTGCCTTCTCTGGAGTTGTTTTTAACCTTGAATTTGCACAAGATTTGGGAGCATTAACTCCTTGGTTGGCTCTTCTAGTTGGTGGATTAGTCGGAGCTATCTTCTCACTGATTCACGCAGTAGCTACAGTTCATTTTCGTGCTGACCATGTTGTCAGTGGTACCGTACTTAACTTGATGGCGCCAGCCTTGGCAGTCTTCTTGGTGAAGGTGCTTTATAACAAGGGACAAACGGATAACTTAACGCAAACTTTTGGACGTTTTGATTTTCCTCTTTTGGCTAATATCCCAGTTATCGGAGATATCTTCTTCAAGTCAACAAGTTTACTTGGTTACCTAGCAATTGCCTTCTCATTCTTAGCATGGTTTATCCTCTTTAAGACTCGCTTTGGACTTCGCCTCCGTTCAGTAGGTGAACATCCACAAGCAGCAGATACTTTGGGGATTAATGTCTACAAGATGAGATATTTAGGGGTTATTATTTCAGGTTTCCTAGGTGGAATTGGCGGAGCAATTTATGCTCAATCCATCTCAGTCAACTTCTCAGTGACAACTATTGTTGGACCTGGATTTATCGCTCTTGCTGCTATGATTTTCGGGAAGTGGAATCCTGTCGGAGCTATGCTTTCAAGTCTCTTCTTCGGATTATCACAGAGTTTGGCAGTTATTGGTTCACAACTTCCTTTCTTACAAGGAGTTCCAACTGTTTACTTGCAGATTGCACCATATCTCTTGACCATCGTCGTCCTAGCAGCCTTCTTTGGAAAAGCTGTTGCGCCGAAGGCGGATGGTATCAACTATATCAAATCTAAATAA
- the plsY gene encoding glycerol-3-phosphate 1-O-acyltransferase PlsY, with protein MMTIVLLILAYLLGSIPSGLWIGQIFFKINLREHGSGNTGTTNTFRILGKKAGMATFVIDFFKGTIATLLPLIFHVQGISPLIFGLLAVIGHTFPIFAGFKGGKAVATSAGVIFGFAPLFCLYLAVVFFGTLYLGSMISLSSVTAALAAVLGALIFPLFGFILSNYDLLFTLIIIALAGIVIIRHKDNINRIQNKTENLVPWGLNLTHQNSKK; from the coding sequence ATGATGACAATAGTATTATTAATTTTAGCTTATTTATTGGGTTCTATCCCTTCAGGACTGTGGATTGGGCAAATCTTCTTTAAGATCAATCTAAGAGAACATGGTTCTGGTAATACTGGAACGACCAATACCTTTCGAATCCTAGGTAAGAAAGCGGGTATGGCAACCTTCGTGATTGACTTTTTCAAAGGAACCATCGCAACTCTACTTCCCCTTATCTTCCATGTACAAGGAATCTCTCCTCTAATTTTTGGTCTCTTAGCCGTAATCGGGCATACTTTCCCAATTTTTGCAGGATTTAAGGGAGGTAAGGCTGTCGCAACTAGTGCTGGAGTCATTTTCGGATTTGCTCCTCTATTTTGCCTCTATCTAGCAGTTGTCTTCTTTGGAACTCTATATCTAGGAAGCATGATTTCTCTCTCTAGTGTTACTGCTGCTCTCGCTGCTGTTTTGGGAGCTCTAATTTTTCCACTCTTCGGCTTTATCTTAAGTAATTACGATCTCCTCTTCACTCTTATTATCATAGCACTCGCGGGAATTGTAATCATACGTCATAAGGATAATATCAATCGTATTCAAAACAAAACCGAGAACCTAGTTCCTTGGGGACTAAATCTCACCCATCAAAACTCTAAAAAATAG
- a CDS encoding amino acid ABC transporter permease — protein MSYLFEILPSLLSGATMTLQVFALVLLFSIPLGILVAFCLQVHWKPLHYMIDVYIWVMRGTPLLLQLIFIYYVLPSIGIRLDRVPAAIIAFTLNYAAYFAEIFRGGIATIPQGQYEAAKVLKFNPFDTVRYIILPQVTKIVLPSVFNEVMSLVKDTSLVYALGISDLILASRTAANRDASLIPMFLAGAIYLLMIGIVTILAKKLEKKFSYYR, from the coding sequence ATGTCTTACTTATTTGAGATATTACCAAGTTTATTGAGCGGTGCGACAATGACTTTACAAGTTTTTGCACTGGTCTTGCTTTTTTCAATCCCTTTAGGCATTTTGGTTGCCTTTTGCTTACAGGTCCATTGGAAACCCCTCCATTACATGATTGATGTTTATATCTGGGTGATGCGCGGGACACCCTTGCTCTTGCAACTAATTTTTATTTATTATGTCCTACCAAGTATCGGAATTCGACTCGACCGTGTGCCTGCAGCGATTATTGCCTTCACGCTTAATTATGCAGCCTACTTTGCTGAAATTTTCCGTGGAGGGATTGCAACCATTCCTCAGGGCCAATACGAAGCAGCTAAGGTTTTGAAATTCAATCCTTTCGATACCGTTCGCTATATCATTTTGCCACAGGTAACCAAAATTGTCTTACCAAGTGTATTTAACGAGGTTATGAGTTTGGTTAAGGATACTTCTCTGGTCTATGCGCTCGGTATTTCAGATTTAATCCTAGCTAGTCGTACTGCAGCCAATCGTGATGCTAGTTTGATTCCAATGTTTCTAGCAGGCGCTATCTATCTTCTTATGATTGGTATCGTTACGATTTTAGCTAAGAAACTTGAGAAGAAGTTCAGCTACTATAGATAG
- a CDS encoding amino acid ABC transporter ATP-binding protein yields MLELRNISKKFGKKEILSNFSLTIPEKQILAIVGPSGGGKTTLLRMLAGLETIDSGEIFYNGESLPLDELEKRHLLGFVFQDFQLFPHLSVMENLILSPIKTMGMSEADAKKKAIDLLTRLGLEAHVDAYPYSLSGGQKQRVALARAMMIDPEVIGYDEPTSALDPELRLEVEKLILQNRDLGMTQIVVTHDLQFAENIADQILKVEPK; encoded by the coding sequence ATGTTAGAGTTAAGAAATATCAGCAAAAAATTTGGAAAAAAAGAAATTTTATCCAATTTCAGTTTAACAATTCCTGAAAAGCAAATTTTGGCCATCGTTGGACCTTCTGGTGGTGGGAAGACTACCTTGCTTAGAATGTTAGCTGGACTAGAAACCATTGATTCAGGAGAGATTTTTTATAATGGAGAATCCCTACCTTTGGATGAACTTGAAAAGCGTCACTTGTTAGGTTTTGTCTTTCAAGATTTTCAGCTTTTTCCTCACTTATCCGTTATGGAGAACTTGATTTTGTCACCTATCAAGACTATGGGGATGTCTGAAGCAGATGCTAAGAAGAAGGCAATCGACTTACTAACTCGTCTTGGGCTTGAAGCCCATGTGGATGCCTATCCTTATTCCTTGTCTGGTGGTCAAAAGCAACGGGTTGCCTTAGCACGTGCAATGATGATAGATCCAGAAGTGATTGGGTATGACGAACCAACTTCTGCTCTTGATCCAGAGTTGCGTCTCGAAGTTGAAAAACTGATTTTACAAAATCGAGACTTAGGTATGACTCAAATTGTCGTAACCCACGATCTCCAGTTTGCAGAGAATATCGCTGACCAGATTCTCAAAGTAGAGCCTAAGTAG
- a CDS encoding amino acid ABC transporter substrate-binding protein, whose protein sequence is MNRKKISLVLVFFLAFFLVGCTQKASNPKVDNWEKYQQQGTITIGFDNTFVPMGFEEKNGQYVGFDIDLAQAVSKKLGFKVQFQPIDWDMKETELQNGTIDAIWNGYSATDERREKVAFTIPYMENQQVLVSKKSQNIQSVSNMAGKILGAQAGSSGYLDFEAQPELLKNIVKDQKANQYQSFNEALIDLQNDRIDALLIDRVYANYYLKTEGILDQYEIFPAGFESESFAVGVRPADKTLLANLNQAFVELYQEGKFQEISQKWFGEDIATSQVKGKEN, encoded by the coding sequence ATGAATCGAAAGAAAATCAGCCTTGTTTTGGTATTCTTTCTTGCTTTTTTCCTGGTAGGATGCACGCAAAAAGCTAGCAATCCTAAAGTAGATAATTGGGAAAAATACCAACAACAGGGAACAATTACTATCGGATTTGACAATACTTTTGTTCCTATGGGATTTGAAGAAAAGAATGGGCAATATGTTGGATTTGATATTGATTTAGCCCAAGCTGTTTCTAAGAAACTTGGCTTTAAGGTCCAGTTTCAACCCATTGATTGGGATATGAAGGAAACAGAACTTCAAAACGGCACTATTGATGCAATTTGGAACGGCTATTCCGCAACAGATGAACGCCGTGAGAAGGTAGCCTTTACTATTCCTTATATGGAGAATCAGCAGGTTCTAGTCTCAAAAAAATCGCAAAATATTCAATCAGTGTCTAATATGGCAGGTAAGATTTTGGGAGCCCAAGCAGGTTCTTCTGGTTATCTAGACTTTGAAGCTCAGCCAGAACTCTTGAAAAACATTGTAAAAGACCAAAAGGCTAATCAGTATCAAAGTTTTAATGAAGCCTTGATTGACTTGCAAAATGATCGGATTGATGCTCTTTTAATTGACCGTGTTTACGCTAATTATTATCTTAAAACGGAAGGGATTTTAGACCAGTATGAGATTTTCCCAGCTGGTTTTGAGAGTGAGTCTTTTGCAGTTGGAGTAAGACCAGCAGATAAGACCTTGTTAGCAAATTTGAATCAAGCTTTTGTAGAACTCTATCAAGAAGGTAAATTCCAAGAAATTAGCCAAAAATGGTTTGGTGAAGATATAGCAACAAGCCAAGTTAAAGGAAAAGAAAACTGA